The Chitinophagaceae bacterium genome window below encodes:
- a CDS encoding 2-C-methyl-D-erythritol 4-phosphate cytidylyltransferase yields MKTYAVIVAGGAGKRMGSALPKQFLLLKNKPVLYYTIDAFLKAVPGIHVIIVLPEEHLELGKEIVDGFFDEQQIQLTVGGETRFHSVQNGLKLISEESIIFVHDGVRCLVSEELIQRCYTTALETGSAIPAVECRDSVRMITEDGNDPVDRTKLRLVQTPQTFHSKILLPAFAIDYKERFTDEATVVEAFGLKVTLVQGEETNIKITNPIDLVIAEKILED; encoded by the coding sequence ATGAAAACATATGCTGTAATTGTGGCCGGTGGTGCCGGTAAAAGAATGGGTTCAGCACTTCCCAAACAATTTTTATTACTGAAGAATAAACCTGTTCTCTATTATACTATTGATGCTTTTCTGAAAGCTGTTCCCGGTATTCATGTTATCATTGTATTGCCTGAAGAACATTTAGAACTCGGAAAAGAAATTGTGGATGGTTTTTTTGATGAACAACAGATTCAGTTAACAGTTGGTGGTGAAACAAGATTTCATTCTGTACAGAATGGGTTGAAGCTGATCAGTGAAGAATCAATCATCTTTGTGCATGATGGTGTTCGTTGTTTAGTTAGTGAAGAATTGATTCAGCGTTGTTATACAACTGCACTGGAAACAGGCAGTGCAATACCTGCTGTTGAATGCAGGGATAGTGTACGGATGATTACAGAAGATGGCAATGATCCTGTTGACAGAACCAAATTGCGTCTTGTTCAAACACCTCAAACTTTTCACAGTAAAATACTATTGCCTGCTTTTGCAATTGATTATAAAGAACGCTTTACAGATGAAGCTACTGTAGTGGAAGCATTTGGATTGAAAGTAACCCTGGTGCAGGGTGAAGAAACCAATATCAAAATCACTAACCCAATTGACCTTGTAATTGCAGAGAAGATACTGGAAGACTAA
- a CDS encoding carbohydrate kinase: MSGYNFDELFEKLSQIKVGVIGDVMLDTYMWGHVDRISPEAPVPIVSLDKKEYRIGGAANVALNIASLGASVSMLSVIGNDEEGKLLNQLLQEKKIKTDFLLNSNKRITTSKTRVISRNQQMMRLDNEITHDLWYEDENRLILALQTFIAQEKPHVLIFEDYNKGVLTELIIQKAIDLCKHHGIVTAVDPKRKNFFNYKGVEIFKRNLKEVKEGLNLVVEDVNEETLKSIHTKLAEKLQHHTSFITLSEKGVFYNNETEAGIIPTHIRSIADVSGAGDTVIAVASLVYAATKDVKLMAEMANIAGGLVCEEVGTAAINKDRLIQECKLLLN, encoded by the coding sequence ATGAGTGGCTATAATTTTGATGAATTATTTGAAAAGTTATCACAGATAAAAGTAGGAGTGATTGGTGATGTAATGCTTGATACCTATATGTGGGGTCATGTAGATCGTATTTCTCCCGAAGCACCGGTTCCCATTGTTTCATTAGATAAAAAAGAGTACCGTATTGGTGGTGCAGCAAATGTTGCACTGAATATTGCATCGCTCGGTGCATCTGTTTCTATGCTGAGCGTAATAGGAAATGATGAGGAGGGAAAACTGCTGAATCAATTGTTACAAGAGAAGAAAATCAAAACAGATTTTTTGCTGAATAGTAACAAACGCATTACTACCAGTAAAACAAGAGTCATCAGCCGCAACCAGCAAATGATGAGACTGGATAATGAAATCACTCATGATCTCTGGTATGAAGATGAGAACAGGCTGATACTTGCACTGCAAACATTTATTGCACAGGAAAAACCGCATGTACTCATTTTTGAAGATTATAACAAAGGAGTATTAACTGAACTCATTATTCAGAAAGCAATTGACCTGTGCAAACATCATGGCATCGTTACAGCAGTTGATCCCAAACGAAAGAATTTCTTTAATTATAAAGGAGTGGAGATTTTCAAGCGTAATTTAAAAGAAGTAAAGGAAGGTTTGAATTTAGTTGTTGAGGATGTGAATGAAGAAACACTGAAATCGATTCATACAAAACTGGCAGAGAAATTACAGCACCACACATCATTCATTACTCTTTCTGAAAAAGGGGTGTTCTACAATAATGAAACAGAAGCAGGAATTATTCCAACACATATCCGCAGTATTGCAGATGTAAGCGGTGCAGGTGATACAGTGATTGCTGTTGCTTCACTTGTTTATGCAGCAACGAAGGATGTAAAGCTGATGGCTGAAATGGCTAACATTGCCGGCGGATTGGTATGTGAAGAAGTAGGAACTGCTGCGATCAATAAAGACCGTCTGATACAGGAATGCAAGCTCTTATTGAATTAA